Proteins encoded in a region of the Candidatus Methylomirabilis lanthanidiphila genome:
- a CDS encoding Tetratricopeptide repeat protein: MKILAGSNQEKVLALAQLTEDLLDELGYTDYHPKLSAAHLTIELKARHRSSGHRLHCYGCTLAHEIPLRDLQGAHKRYALARRRDKDLVGIFFSLSGFHLTARTWFSRLDAPDRSDYHLLGVDKICALLRRAKLIASSDQIIHAIESRILARLEAGHLVFATGRFYWIFRIETKRGAAYAVLDAYGSPVSPRVGISFKRLDGSLKGKRLLNLQAMEKVLLALAESGQKNIEFLSRETKEPLDELREVLQELLDEGFLIAEPAGQPRWRCNRYSVKPEFDIFLRLARLFLDSAQRFKFLRSNFAVQMLVAGLRPYLEERFHLKLSEEERSWLPRFLAVSPSALSYALFAPADEFISTSEELEHSHLPGPEKERLRTQHLSTLYANLLLRYATDAQDSRFDEMLRHKGVRGHLYRITAKAASADELFFSMKGESYLTLAVPSVAGVADQKALGHQAAVNGEMLLSNAKALMHIQEFDYAIELFDRALKELKDPGKLLEAWYCKGSCLSNQKRYAAAITCLNEALRYDSNYKEAWLHKATCLRGLGDNSGAVHCARRAIEIDPAYDEARDFLRST, from the coding sequence ATGAAGATCCTGGCTGGATCGAATCAAGAGAAGGTACTCGCCTTAGCACAGCTCACGGAGGACCTCCTCGACGAGCTCGGCTATACCGATTATCATCCGAAGCTTTCCGCAGCCCATCTCACTATCGAACTGAAGGCTCGTCATCGTTCCAGCGGTCATCGTCTGCACTGTTATGGGTGTACGCTCGCCCACGAGATTCCTCTACGGGACCTGCAGGGAGCTCATAAACGCTATGCCCTGGCGCGCCGCCGGGACAAGGACCTTGTCGGTATCTTTTTCTCTTTGTCCGGTTTCCATCTGACCGCCAGAACATGGTTTTCTCGTTTGGACGCTCCGGACAGGAGCGACTACCACCTGCTTGGAGTGGATAAGATTTGCGCCCTGCTTCGACGCGCCAAGCTGATCGCCTCCTCCGATCAAATTATCCATGCCATCGAGAGTCGGATCCTCGCGCGATTAGAGGCGGGGCATCTGGTATTCGCTACGGGAAGGTTCTATTGGATTTTCAGAATCGAGACCAAGAGAGGCGCTGCATACGCCGTCCTCGATGCCTATGGGTCGCCGGTCTCCCCGCGCGTGGGCATTTCTTTCAAGCGACTGGACGGCTCCTTGAAAGGGAAGCGCCTTTTGAATCTACAAGCCATGGAAAAGGTTCTTCTTGCCTTAGCGGAGTCGGGACAGAAAAACATCGAGTTTCTGTCGCGCGAGACCAAGGAACCTCTGGATGAACTTCGCGAGGTCCTGCAAGAGCTTCTCGATGAAGGATTCCTCATCGCAGAGCCTGCCGGTCAGCCGCGATGGCGGTGTAATCGCTATTCCGTGAAGCCGGAATTCGACATCTTCCTCCGCCTCGCTCGCCTGTTTCTCGACAGTGCTCAGCGGTTTAAGTTTCTCCGCTCAAACTTTGCCGTCCAAATGTTGGTGGCGGGTCTACGGCCTTATTTGGAGGAGCGCTTTCACTTGAAGCTCTCCGAGGAGGAACGGTCTTGGCTGCCGCGGTTCCTGGCGGTCTCCCCCTCCGCCCTTTCGTATGCCCTGTTTGCGCCCGCGGATGAGTTTATTTCCACATCGGAGGAGTTGGAGCACAGCCATTTGCCCGGTCCGGAAAAGGAGCGGCTCCGCACTCAACACCTCAGCACACTCTACGCCAACCTGCTGCTCCGATACGCGACCGATGCACAGGACAGCCGATTCGACGAGATGCTTCGTCATAAAGGGGTGCGAGGTCACCTCTATCGGATTACAGCGAAAGCCGCAAGTGCCGATGAGCTGTTTTTCTCTATGAAGGGGGAATCATATCTCACGCTTGCCGTACCGTCTGTAGCCGGGGTCGCTGACCAGAAGGCGCTTGGACATCAGGCTGCGGTCAACGGTGAGATGCTCTTGAGTAACGCAAAGGCCCTGATGCATATACAGGAGTTTGACTACGCTATCGAGCTGTTCGACCGCGCGCTCAAAGAGCTGAAGGACCCAGGCAAACTCCTGGAGGCATGGTACTGTAAGGGGTCTTGCCTTTCCAACCAGAAACGTTACGCTGCCGCGATTACCTGTCTGAATGAGGCGCTCCGGTACGATAGCAATTATAAGGAGGCGTGGCTTCATAAGGCCACCTGTCTGAGGGGATTGGGCGACAACAGCGGAGCCGTTCATTGCGCCAGGCGAGCCATCGAGATCGATCCGGCCTATGACGAAGCGCGAGACTTCTTGAGGAGTACGTAA
- a CDS encoding molybdenum cofactor biosynthesis protein MoaE: MFEITDQALSLEPLISVVKRSSSGAVATFLGVVREQTRGRRVRYLEYEAYREMAIPKMREIADEIHRKWEVDQIAMVHRVGRLEIGEASVAIAVSAPHRHAALAACGYAINRLKEIVPIWKKEVWTDGEEWVGPRM; encoded by the coding sequence ATGTTTGAAATCACTGATCAAGCGCTGTCACTGGAGCCGCTTATCTCTGTCGTGAAACGATCGAGTTCCGGAGCTGTGGCGACGTTTCTCGGTGTGGTGCGAGAGCAGACGCGGGGCCGGCGGGTCCGCTATCTGGAATACGAGGCGTACAGGGAGATGGCGATTCCTAAGATGCGCGAGATAGCCGATGAGATTCACAGGAAGTGGGAGGTGGACCAGATCGCTATGGTACACCGGGTTGGGCGTCTTGAGATTGGAGAAGCGAGCGTTGCGATTGCCGTGTCTGCGCCTCACCGCCACGCGGCGCTCGCCGCATGCGGCTATGCCATCAACCGCCTGAAAGAGATCGTACCGATCTGGAAGAAGGAGGTCTGGACGGATGGGGAGGAGTGGGTCGGCCCCCGAATGTAG
- a CDS encoding molybdopterin converting factor, subunit 1, whose amino-acid sequence MKVRVRCFAAVREIVGASELVVDVPEGSTLNQLIRELCGQYPRLQVLTGSLLFSVNREYASTDTTLIAGDEIALIPPVSGGVDV is encoded by the coding sequence ATGAAGGTCCGGGTCCGATGTTTTGCGGCGGTTCGCGAGATAGTGGGGGCTTCCGAGCTGGTTGTGGATGTACCGGAGGGAAGTACGCTGAATCAGCTCATACGCGAGCTTTGCGGTCAGTATCCGAGATTGCAAGTGTTGACGGGATCGCTCTTATTTTCGGTGAATCGAGAGTATGCCTCCACTGATACCACGTTGATAGCGGGGGATGAAATCGCGCTCATCCCCCCTGTAAGCGGAGGCGTCGATGTTTGA
- a CDS encoding Transposase IS200 like protein: MRYRRAFIPGGSFFFTVVTEQRRPLLASADAVDILRTAFRTVRATRHFEVDAMVVLPDHLHCIWTLPPGDADFTTRWRLIKTWFTKHCDPALRSEPNRVRTANQEQAVWQHRYWEHALRDEVDVIRHVEYVHFNPVKHGLVSSVVEWPYSSFRRYVEAGVYPADWGQGAMEFEGVGRE; this comes from the coding sequence ATGCGATACCGACGCGCCTTCATTCCGGGCGGCTCGTTTTTCTTCACCGTGGTCACGGAGCAACGGCGACCGCTCTTGGCGTCAGCGGATGCGGTTGACATTTTGCGAACGGCGTTCCGCACCGTCCGTGCAACTCGCCATTTCGAGGTGGACGCAATGGTGGTGCTGCCCGATCATCTGCATTGCATCTGGACGCTGCCGCCGGGCGACGCCGACTTCACGACGCGCTGGCGGCTCATCAAGACGTGGTTCACCAAGCACTGTGACCCGGCATTACGCAGTGAGCCGAATCGTGTGCGGACAGCGAATCAAGAACAGGCCGTATGGCAGCATCGTTATTGGGAACATGCGCTCCGGGACGAAGTCGATGTTATCCGGCACGTCGAGTACGTGCATTTCAACCCGGTTAAACACGGGCTGGTGTCCTCAGTGGTGGAGTGGCCGTATTCCAGCTTTCGCCGGTATGTTGAAGCTGGGGTATATCCAGCGGATTGGGGCCAGGGCGCGATGGAGTTCGAGGGCGTGGGGCGCGAGTGA
- a CDS encoding bacterioferritin has product MQGQPQIIELLNSVLRMELTGINQYFLHSKMCDGWGYQVLAKAILEESIDEMKHADKVIERILFLDGRPNLSNYDRISIGSNVRQQLENDLALEMAALQLLSSGLKLCIELQDTGSRELLERITVDEERHVGWIEAQLHKIGELGYENYLAEQIYEKS; this is encoded by the coding sequence ATGCAGGGACAACCACAGATTATTGAGCTGTTGAACAGCGTGCTCCGGATGGAGCTGACGGGGATTAATCAGTACTTTTTACACTCCAAGATGTGCGACGGTTGGGGGTATCAGGTCCTGGCCAAGGCAATCCTCGAGGAATCGATTGATGAGATGAAACATGCCGACAAGGTTATCGAGCGCATCTTATTCCTTGACGGGCGCCCCAATCTGTCAAACTATGATCGGATTTCAATCGGCAGCAACGTCCGGCAACAGTTGGAGAACGATCTCGCGCTGGAAATGGCCGCGCTCCAACTTCTGAGTTCAGGCCTGAAGCTGTGCATTGAGCTTCAGGACACGGGAAGTCGCGAGTTGTTGGAGCGGATCACTGTCGATGAAGAACGTCATGTCGGATGGATCGAGGCGCAGCTCCACAAGATCGGCGAGCTGGGATATGAGAATTATCTGGCGGAGCAGATCTATGAGAAGAGCTGA
- a CDS encoding acyl-CoA dehydrogenase: MTTAHDECVAGGSFLIRDAPALEVFTPEDLSEEQQMMRRLTHEFIEAEVKPHAERIEHQDWDLTLTLIGKAGELGLLSVDIPTRYGGLGLDMITSTVIAEQMIEAGSFAISLLDHSGIGSLPIAWFGNAEQKTRYLPLLATGKKIGSYALTEPGSGSDALSAKTKAVVSSDGTFYTLNGTKQFITNAGFADLYITYAKVDGEKFTAFIIDKDTPGVTLGPEEKKMGIKGTSTRSVVLENVRVPAENLLYEIGKGHKVAFDLLNIGRFKLGAGCVGVCKLALREAVRYAKQRIQFGQPIASFGLIQKKLAEMAIRTYVAESIVYRTAGLIEQNLSRIDQKDERAGLETAKGVEEYAIECSINKVYASEALDYVADETVQIFGGYGYIADFPAERIYRDARINRLFEGTNEINRLLIPATLFRRALQGRLPLLAATQKLPADLLTYNSSQEDGPPGPLDEQIRLLHAAKKIALMVSGAAVQKYRERLQDEQEILGVLSDLAIELFAIESALLRALKSVEQHGEGTAASKMDIVKVYVNDAFTRIELLAREGLAAMEEGDTLRTQLSALKKLTRYTPANTTRLRRAIAKRLIDAEEYRA, from the coding sequence ATGACAACGGCACACGATGAGTGCGTTGCAGGCGGTAGCTTTCTCATTCGGGACGCGCCCGCACTGGAGGTCTTCACCCCAGAAGATCTGAGCGAGGAACAGCAGATGATGCGAAGGCTGACTCACGAATTCATCGAAGCCGAGGTCAAGCCCCATGCTGAGCGGATCGAGCACCAGGATTGGGATCTCACGCTGACGCTCATCGGGAAAGCGGGAGAGCTGGGGCTGTTGTCGGTAGACATCCCGACCAGGTACGGGGGCCTGGGGCTGGATATGATTACCTCTACAGTCATTGCCGAACAGATGATTGAGGCCGGCTCGTTCGCCATCTCGCTGTTGGACCACTCCGGGATCGGGTCGCTTCCGATCGCCTGGTTCGGCAATGCGGAACAAAAGACCCGCTATCTGCCCCTGCTCGCTACCGGGAAAAAGATCGGCTCCTACGCCCTGACGGAACCGGGCTCCGGATCTGATGCCCTCAGCGCCAAGACCAAGGCAGTTGTCTCGTCCGACGGGACGTTCTACACCTTGAACGGGACGAAACAGTTCATCACCAACGCGGGATTTGCCGATCTGTACATCACGTACGCCAAGGTGGACGGCGAGAAGTTCACCGCATTTATCATCGACAAGGACACACCGGGCGTCACCCTGGGACCGGAAGAAAAAAAGATGGGGATCAAGGGCACCTCCACTCGAAGCGTGGTATTGGAGAATGTCAGGGTCCCGGCGGAGAACCTCCTCTACGAAATCGGGAAGGGCCACAAGGTCGCCTTCGATCTGCTGAACATCGGTCGGTTCAAGCTCGGAGCGGGCTGCGTAGGCGTGTGCAAGTTGGCCCTGCGCGAAGCGGTCAGGTACGCGAAGCAGCGGATACAATTCGGGCAGCCAATCGCCTCGTTCGGCCTCATTCAGAAAAAGTTAGCCGAGATGGCCATTCGGACCTATGTCGCCGAGTCGATAGTCTACCGAACTGCCGGTCTGATCGAGCAGAACCTATCGCGCATCGACCAGAAGGATGAACGGGCGGGACTCGAAACCGCCAAGGGGGTTGAAGAGTACGCCATTGAGTGTTCAATCAATAAGGTCTATGCCTCCGAGGCCCTGGACTACGTGGCTGACGAAACCGTCCAGATTTTCGGCGGCTACGGGTACATCGCAGACTTTCCGGCCGAGCGGATCTACCGAGACGCGAGAATTAACCGACTCTTCGAGGGAACCAACGAAATCAATCGACTGCTGATTCCCGCAACGCTCTTCCGGCGAGCGCTGCAGGGGCGGCTGCCGCTTCTTGCCGCGACTCAGAAGCTGCCGGCTGATCTGTTGACCTATAATAGTAGCCAGGAAGACGGGCCTCCGGGCCCGCTTGACGAGCAGATTCGGCTGCTCCATGCGGCAAAAAAGATCGCGTTGATGGTCTCAGGAGCGGCCGTCCAGAAGTATCGTGAGCGGCTTCAGGATGAGCAGGAGATTCTCGGGGTGCTGAGTGATCTGGCGATTGAGCTGTTCGCCATAGAGAGCGCGCTGCTCCGCGCGCTGAAGTCGGTCGAGCAGCATGGGGAGGGCACAGCGGCGTCCAAAATGGATATCGTCAAGGTCTACGTCAACGACGCCTTCACCCGGATCGAGCTGCTGGCAAGGGAGGGCTTGGCCGCTATGGAAGAAGGGGATACCCTCCGGACCCAGCTCAGCGCCCTGAAGAAATTGACCCGTTACACACCTGCGAACACCACCCGCCTGCGAAGGGCCATTGCCAAACGCTTGATCGACGCTGAAGAGTACCGAGCCTGA
- a CDS encoding acetyl-CoA acetyltransferase — protein sequence MREAVIVAAARTAVGKAPRGTLCATPPTAMAAAVIADLMKRTPVLAPEEVEDVIIGCAFPEAEQGMNMARAAALRAGLPYTVPGQTVNRFCSSGLQTIAIAAEQIMAGFADVIIAGGAESMSLVPMSGHTYAPDPHLAEHYPAVYISMGNSAEHLVRTYNVSREEQDAFALQSHLKAAAAIRAGRFKDEIVPLTVARKSFRGEGQPRIVTEELIFDTDEGVRFDTSAEALARLSPVFHKRGTVTAGNSSQTSDGAAAVLVMSGEKARQLNLKPLARFRAFAVAGVPPDLMGIGPVEAIPKALRLASLTLDQIDLIELNEAFAAQALVVIREAKLPIERVNVNGGAVALGHPLGCSGAKLTAALLYEMQRRDARYGMVTMCIGGGMGAAGIFERV from the coding sequence ATGCGAGAGGCAGTCATTGTAGCGGCAGCGAGAACGGCGGTGGGCAAGGCGCCGCGCGGGACGCTCTGCGCCACGCCTCCTACGGCAATGGCGGCGGCGGTCATCGCCGACCTGATGAAGCGTACGCCCGTTTTGGCGCCGGAAGAGGTCGAAGATGTCATCATCGGCTGCGCTTTTCCGGAGGCGGAACAGGGCATGAATATGGCGAGGGCGGCGGCGCTGCGGGCGGGGCTGCCGTATACGGTTCCGGGACAGACGGTCAACCGCTTCTGCTCCTCAGGGCTCCAGACTATCGCCATAGCGGCTGAACAGATCATGGCCGGTTTTGCCGACGTGATCATCGCCGGCGGAGCCGAAAGTATGAGCCTGGTTCCAATGAGCGGGCATACCTACGCGCCCGATCCTCACCTCGCTGAGCACTACCCGGCCGTCTACATCTCGATGGGCAACAGCGCCGAACACCTTGTTCGGACGTACAACGTCAGTCGAGAGGAACAGGATGCCTTCGCGCTTCAGAGCCACCTCAAGGCTGCAGCCGCCATCCGAGCCGGACGTTTTAAAGATGAAATCGTCCCGCTCACCGTTGCGAGGAAATCATTCCGGGGGGAGGGCCAGCCGCGCATCGTCACCGAGGAGCTGATTTTCGACACCGACGAGGGAGTTCGATTCGACACCTCCGCCGAGGCGCTGGCCAGGCTGTCGCCCGTCTTCCACAAGCGGGGTACCGTCACCGCCGGCAATTCGTCCCAGACCAGCGACGGCGCGGCCGCGGTGCTGGTCATGTCGGGGGAAAAGGCGCGGCAGTTGAATCTGAAGCCGCTTGCTCGGTTCCGAGCATTCGCCGTCGCGGGTGTGCCGCCGGATCTGATGGGAATCGGACCGGTCGAAGCGATCCCAAAGGCGCTCCGACTCGCAAGCCTTACCCTCGACCAGATTGATCTGATCGAGCTGAACGAGGCGTTTGCCGCTCAGGCGCTTGTCGTCATCCGCGAGGCGAAGCTGCCGATTGAGCGAGTGAATGTGAACGGCGGCGCTGTCGCGCTGGGTCATCCCCTCGGCTGCAGCGGCGCAAAACTGACGGCGGCGCTGCTGTATGAGATGCAGCGTCGAGACGCTCGCTATGGCATGGTGACGATGTGTATCGGCGGGGGGATGGGGGCAGCGGGTATCTTTGAGAGGGTATAG
- a CDS encoding 3-hydroxybutyryl-CoA dehydrogenase: MSSEIRRAAVLGAGVMGSGIAAHLANVGVPTYLLDIIPPELTEEDQRKGLSRESPAFRNRLAAKGLETAIKASPPALFSTKDTRLITIGNIEDHIGWLSQADWIIEAAPERLEIKQALLTHVDAHRRPGTLISSNTSGIPIRLLADGRSVDFRQHFLGTHFFNPPRYMRLLELIPGPDTLPEVMQRLAGFSERTLGKGIVFAKDTPNFIANRIAVFAFFTAMRLMIDGDYSVEEVDRLTGPAIGRPKTATFRTADLVGLDTITHIAANIAEALSDQQERAAYTIPPFLLELVKRGWLGEKAGQGFYKRVKGVDGSEILVLDLKTMEYRPRRPVALPSLDMTHGIEDPVERLRTLAYTDDRAGHYVWPILRETLLYAAHRIPEIADDIVSVDRAMKWGFGWELGPFELWDALGVEKASARMAQEGKAIPPLVTALLQSGVHSFYRREAGRQYVFDLGAATPLEIPKQPGTIHLRTLHERQQVVDRNPGASLLDLGDGVACLQFHSTNNTVGHDILQMLRTSLQQCAERFDALVIGNQGRHFCVGANLMLILFEAQEDNWDDIDLMVRTFQNTNMTLKLFEKPVVAAPFSMTLGGGCEICLHTARVRAAAETYIGLVESGVGLIPAAGGCKEMIVRSLEGIPEGVEVDLLPFVRHAFETIAFAKVSTSAKDAQRLGYLRRSDSFTMNQDRLLHDAKQVALGLVAEGYTPPQPRDDITVLGTRALAVVRTQLYNMKCGGYISDHDELIAGKLAGVLAGGDVTPGTMVSEAHLLDLEREAFLSLCGERKSQERMAHMLKTGKPLRN; encoded by the coding sequence ATGTCATCAGAGATCAGGCGTGCGGCTGTGCTGGGTGCGGGGGTGATGGGGAGCGGGATCGCCGCCCACCTCGCTAATGTCGGGGTCCCGACCTACCTGCTCGACATAATTCCACCGGAGTTGACCGAGGAAGATCAGCGCAAAGGCCTCAGCAGAGAAAGCCCAGCGTTCCGCAATCGGCTCGCCGCGAAAGGTCTTGAAACCGCCATCAAGGCTTCTCCACCCGCCCTCTTCTCGACCAAAGACACCCGCCTGATTACTATCGGGAATATCGAAGATCACATCGGATGGCTGTCGCAGGCCGATTGGATTATCGAGGCTGCGCCTGAGCGGCTTGAGATCAAGCAGGCGCTTTTGACACACGTTGACGCCCACCGCAGGCCGGGCACCCTTATCAGCAGCAACACCTCAGGGATCCCGATCCGGCTGCTGGCCGATGGGCGATCTGTCGACTTCCGACAGCACTTTTTAGGCACACATTTCTTTAATCCCCCGCGGTATATGAGGCTCCTGGAGCTGATCCCAGGCCCCGATACGCTGCCGGAAGTCATGCAGCGGTTAGCCGGCTTCTCGGAACGGACGCTGGGTAAGGGAATCGTCTTCGCCAAGGACACCCCCAACTTCATCGCCAACCGGATTGCCGTCTTCGCTTTCTTCACCGCGATGCGACTCATGATTGATGGCGATTATTCGGTCGAAGAGGTGGATCGCCTCACCGGACCCGCCATCGGCCGCCCGAAGACCGCCACGTTTCGGACCGCCGACCTGGTCGGTCTTGATACGATCACCCATATTGCCGCCAATATCGCGGAGGCTCTTTCTGACCAACAGGAGCGGGCGGCCTATACGATACCGCCTTTCCTTCTGGAACTGGTCAAACGCGGCTGGTTGGGCGAGAAGGCCGGGCAAGGGTTCTACAAGCGAGTCAAGGGGGTCGACGGGAGCGAGATACTCGTTCTCGACTTGAAGACGATGGAGTACCGTCCAAGGCGGCCGGTTGCCCTCCCCTCACTCGACATGACCCACGGCATCGAGGACCCTGTGGAGCGACTTCGAACCCTCGCCTATACCGATGACCGTGCCGGGCACTATGTGTGGCCGATCTTACGCGAGACACTGCTGTACGCCGCTCATCGGATCCCTGAGATCGCCGATGACATCGTCAGCGTAGACCGCGCCATGAAATGGGGCTTTGGCTGGGAACTGGGACCGTTCGAGCTGTGGGACGCGCTGGGGGTCGAGAAGGCGAGCGCCAGGATGGCGCAGGAAGGCAAGGCCATCCCCCCGCTGGTGACGGCGCTGCTTCAGAGCGGCGTACACAGCTTCTATCGTCGGGAGGCGGGGCGGCAGTACGTCTTTGACCTCGGCGCAGCCACACCACTCGAAATCCCGAAGCAACCAGGGACTATTCATCTTCGAACGCTGCACGAGCGGCAGCAGGTGGTCGACCGCAATCCCGGGGCGTCGCTCCTCGACTTGGGCGATGGGGTCGCATGTCTCCAGTTCCACTCCACGAATAATACCGTTGGCCATGATATCCTGCAGATGCTGCGAACCAGCCTGCAGCAGTGCGCTGAGCGGTTTGACGCCCTCGTAATCGGAAACCAGGGACGGCACTTTTGCGTCGGCGCGAACCTGATGCTCATCCTCTTCGAGGCCCAGGAGGACAACTGGGACGACATCGATCTGATGGTACGGACCTTTCAGAACACCAACATGACGCTCAAGCTGTTCGAGAAGCCCGTCGTCGCAGCCCCATTCTCGATGACCCTCGGCGGCGGGTGCGAGATCTGCCTGCATACTGCCAGGGTGCGCGCTGCTGCCGAAACCTACATCGGACTCGTGGAGTCGGGTGTCGGCTTAATCCCGGCCGCCGGCGGCTGCAAAGAGATGATAGTCCGGAGTCTCGAGGGGATCCCGGAGGGTGTAGAAGTGGATCTGCTGCCATTCGTCCGCCACGCCTTTGAGACGATCGCCTTCGCCAAAGTGTCTACCAGTGCGAAGGATGCGCAGCGACTGGGCTATCTGAGACGAAGCGACAGCTTCACAATGAACCAGGATCGCCTGCTGCACGACGCCAAGCAGGTAGCTCTTGGTCTGGTTGCCGAAGGCTATACTCCCCCTCAGCCGAGAGATGACATCACGGTTCTGGGGACGCGCGCTCTCGCCGTAGTCCGGACGCAGTTATATAATATGAAGTGTGGAGGGTACATCAGCGATCACGACGAACTGATTGCCGGAAAGTTAGCCGGCGTCCTGGCCGGCGGTGATGTGACACCCGGCACGATGGTCAGCGAGGCGCACCTTCTGGATCTGGAGCGCGAGGCCTTTCTGAGTCTGTGCGGCGAGCGAAAGTCTCAGGAGCGCATGGCGCATATGCTGAAGACCGGCAAGCCGCTGAGGAACTAA
- a CDS encoding hydrocarbon degradation protein: MGNAQAGSAALAEDATTVFYNPAGLTRLKDRQLSMAASALGPSANFSNSGSTSAIPSIPLTGGNGGDAGSWAFVPAGYYAMDVTSRLKFGMGFNSPFGLKTEYDNDWVGRYHAIKSELITISMTPALAFKVNDRLSLGVGFIAEWAKAELTKAIDFGAACFGSAFGPAACTGAGILPQTKDGRAKVEGEDWGFGYSLGVLYQVVPSTRVGVAYRSKITHVISGTATYRKPSLPAPFTALTSTAVTSNNAAKASVTLPETLSISSVTQITPKWSVLGDVTWTNWSRFDELRIRFSNGAPDSVTKENWRDTVRLAMAVNYQATDAWKLRAGWAYDPTPVKDKYRTPRVPDEDRVWLSLGTNVKISAASSLDFAYAHLFVRDASIKDTASGAGTLQGNYDSDVNVITAQLNYRF; this comes from the coding sequence GTGGGTAACGCCCAGGCCGGGAGCGCTGCGCTTGCTGAGGACGCGACCACGGTCTTCTACAATCCTGCCGGCCTTACCCGTCTGAAAGATCGCCAGCTTTCCATGGCAGCTTCTGCCCTTGGGCCGTCGGCGAACTTTTCCAACTCCGGGTCGACGTCTGCGATTCCATCTATCCCGCTGACCGGTGGCAACGGCGGCGACGCGGGGAGTTGGGCGTTTGTGCCGGCCGGGTACTACGCGATGGATGTGACGTCGCGACTCAAGTTTGGCATGGGATTTAACTCTCCGTTCGGGTTAAAGACCGAGTATGACAACGACTGGGTCGGGCGCTATCACGCGATTAAATCAGAGCTGATAACGATCAGCATGACGCCGGCGCTGGCGTTCAAAGTGAACGACAGGCTTTCGCTTGGCGTCGGGTTCATTGCAGAGTGGGCCAAGGCAGAGCTGACAAAGGCGATCGATTTCGGCGCAGCCTGTTTCGGCTCAGCGTTCGGGCCGGCCGCCTGTACCGGGGCGGGGATCCTGCCTCAGACGAAAGATGGTAGGGCCAAGGTAGAAGGCGAGGACTGGGGTTTCGGCTACAGCTTAGGTGTGTTATACCAAGTCGTTCCATCCACGCGTGTTGGTGTCGCGTACCGTTCCAAGATTACCCATGTCATTAGCGGTACGGCGACCTACAGGAAGCCGTCATTGCCCGCGCCGTTCACCGCGTTGACCTCTACGGCGGTGACGAGCAACAATGCGGCCAAGGCGAGCGTGACCTTACCTGAAACGCTATCGATCAGCTCTGTCACCCAGATCACTCCGAAGTGGTCCGTGTTGGGGGATGTGACGTGGACCAACTGGAGTCGTTTTGACGAGCTGCGGATCCGCTTCAGCAATGGCGCGCCGGACAGCGTGACCAAAGAGAATTGGCGGGACACAGTCCGCCTTGCAATGGCCGTAAACTATCAGGCTACCGACGCCTGGAAGCTACGCGCCGGTTGGGCCTACGACCCGACTCCGGTGAAGGACAAGTACCGGACCCCTCGTGTTCCCGATGAGGATCGCGTCTGGCTTTCGCTTGGCACGAACGTCAAGATTTCCGCCGCGAGCTCCCTGGACTTCGCCTACGCCCACCTGTTCGTCAGGGATGCGTCGATCAAAGACACCGCGAGCGGAGCGGGAACGTTGCAGGGCAACTACGATAGTGATGTCAATGTGATTACGGCCCAGTTGAACTACAGATTTTAG
- a CDS encoding Glyoxalase/Bleomycin resistance protein/Dioxygenase superfamily protein: MVRRIEHIAVAVKDVEASIRLFETLLGKHGSDIETLPEERVKVAFFELEGSRLELVQGIDSDNPMSTFIERRGEGLHHICLEVEDLSGTLGLLHAAGFPLIDRVPRAGSRGTRVAFVHPKGCHGVLIELVEQPSRA, from the coding sequence ATGGTGCGTCGAATCGAGCATATCGCGGTTGCGGTAAAAGACGTCGAGGCGTCAATCAGGCTATTTGAGACGCTGCTCGGGAAGCATGGTAGCGACATCGAGACGCTTCCGGAGGAACGTGTGAAGGTCGCATTCTTTGAGCTTGAGGGGAGCCGCCTCGAACTGGTGCAGGGGATCGACTCGGATAACCCGATGAGTACATTTATCGAGAGGCGGGGCGAGGGACTCCACCACATCTGCCTTGAGGTCGAGGATCTTTCCGGGACCCTGGGGCTGCTCCATGCAGCCGGGTTCCCTCTCATTGATCGCGTTCCCAGAGCGGGCTCCCGCGGTACGAGAGTGGCCTTCGTACACCCCAAGGGATGCCATGGTGTTCTCATAGAGCTGGTTGAGCAACCCAGTAGAGCCTAG